The genomic window ccggtggtgtagggtcctgattactccaagtttgtgttccagagggtgatgggagtcaaagaggaggtactggtccgtgtgtgtgggcttccggtaaacttcgatgttgagtttgctgttctcttcaatgtgcacagcgcagtccaggaaaggcaaacagtcgtcctttgtgtcttccctggtgaacttgatgtttttatccacagcgttaatgtgcgcagtgaaggattccacttcttgtgtcttgattttgacccaggtgtcgtccacatatctgtaccagtggctgggtactcttcctttgaaagagccaagagccttcctttccacttcctccatgtaaaggttgctacgataggtgacacgggggagcccatggcacagccatgtttttgtctgtaaaagccttcgttgtatttgaagtatgtagtggtgaggcagaggtctaacagtgtgcagatctgatcgggtgtgaagttggtcctgtcctccaaggagctgtcttcttgtagtcgttttctgacagtctccacggcctccgtggtggagGAGGAAAGACCAAAACCACTTATAGAACTGATCCTGATCCAGGTCAATACATATTGTTGTTTAGGTAATGCTGCCTCTATGATCActgaacattttaataaatcaaGCATAATGTGTGGTAGGTTGCAAAATGCTACATGGGTGTACAGAAACAAACGAAAACAATTTATACATTTATGTTATTATGATTAAATTCCTTTTGAATTTGATCTTGTTGGAGAAAACGTCAAACACATGTTCGTCTTTACGCTTTCCAATTTCTGTCTGATGAGTCAGAAACATGATGTTTACTTCCTCTTTCACTTGGCcctaatttttttattttatgggtgttttctctgtgtgtgtgtgtgtgtgtgtgtgtgtgtgtgtgtgtgtgtgtgtgtgtgtgtgtgtctgtgtgtgtctgtgtgtctgtgtgtctgtgtgtgtgtgtgtatgtgtgtcttgtGGAGATACAGGaattcttttattgctgccatataaCCTGCATCATTATAATTGCATTGATAacattctttacagcattatttCATGTAATAATATGTCTCACAGTATTGATATTGCATTACAGCTGTTTATTGAAGATGTTCATTTGAGGATCCTTCcattatgttaacttttattacaagtacGGTCAGaagtattttatacacattgcatatctgtgcctattttgagttgatgttcggttcattgagggtcttaagcttcactggcgtgactgtccaggtgatccatgctgagggaaactagaacatagaaggataaCTGCAATGCATGCTTACAATACATATAACATCTATGATCTAGGAATGTGTCAGGCCTGAGGCCTTAACTCATTTGGTGTCTCACTATATTTTAGTCTACTTGGCAACAGATGACCAGAGTCAATAATTAGCCTCAGAGACCAGAGGGCTTGAAGTTTATTACCTTGTATGGAAGGTGTTATAGAAAAGAGAAGTTCTATGTCTGTTAATATCTGGAACCTATTTTAATCTGTAATTGATTGACGCcatggggtggggggtggggggtgtatCCCACTGCTTTATAAGTGTCCACAACATGTATTTTTGTCAGAAGACATATGTTGATGTTTTCTCCGGGCTGTTAATAAACTCACCGTTTGAGTTCACTTTTCTGGGGCCTCCGTGGTTTGTCTCACTGCTCTACATTGATCGATTTcgcaacagtgtgtgtgtgcgtctgtttgtgcgagtgtttgtttgtgtgtgtgtgtgtgcgtgtgtgtgtgtgtgtgcgcatgcgtgTGCGTCTGTTTGTGcgagtgtttgtttgtgtgcgtgcgtgcgtgcatgcgtgcgtgcgtgtgtgcgtgtgtgtgcgtgcgtggtAGATGATTAAATCTTCATACTGTCCAAAAAACAACCATTTCCTGTCAGCACAAACACGCCACCATTGTTCCTACAGTGTGATGTAAGTTTGGGTCCCTGAACCAGCTTTACGTATTACAGTATTACTGCAAATATTCACACGTGACTTAATTTAAAAGTCGATGTAAAGTCTGATTTCTTATTTGTTTCCTGGAGAAACAAATGGAAACATAAACTGAAGGTTCGGTGAACGTCTCATTCAGAGCTGAACATTTATAGTGGATGCAGCGGTCAAGACAgagaactgaaagaaaaatacaaagccACATCCTCATCTATGTTCAAAACATACAGGAAGagaaactattaataaaatgataaagaaacATTTATCTCAAAAGTTTGAGATTGGTTGCGTCATTTATCTTGTAAGGacagttacacagaagaagggagaaaagaggaaggaCGTATCAGCTTTCAAAATCAGAACTTCCTGACTGATCAAACACGGCAAAGCAAGCAAGGTGACAAGACAGTTCAGAGTGCTCTGTGTCAGTTTGATGACTTTTCTCCAGAACAATGAATTACCAGCCTCTTCTGCTCTGCTGCGTCATATATGGTGAGATCTTTCATTCTTTAAGGGGCTTGTTTTAGGCACAAGGCCACATTTGATTGGTGAGAcacttgtttttattctttcttttactttagtccaGTCTCTGTTCCATATGAGATCAAGATTCACAGttgctttaaatttgtttttaacttttaaagtaGTAAAGTTCAAAAGCACAAAGTGAGGACCGCTCCCTCTGTGCGTGTAGTGATGCGAGTTACTGCTATCAGCACCGAGGTGTTGCCTGTGCACGCTCCGTCTCCAGAAATCTTTCACACCTTCAGAAAATTGAAAAGAAGCACATAATGAAAGAttattttgtttgcttgctACATACGTTTGTTAAAGCGAGCTGGCCGGTACGAGACGTGCGTCTGCTGTTTGCAGGTGTCTGTTTATAGAATAAGGAAATGACACAATTGACCTTGTTTTACAGCTCTCTCACCACACAGCCAGCACTCTGCACTGAACTAAAGACAAACTACAAACAATCTAAACTTGTCTCAGAGACGTTATCAAGCTTTATGTATTTTAGGACTAATAAAATTAACTAATCCGACAGCAGTAACTGTGAAAGGCTGAACGTTGCTCACTGTTGCTTCTGCTATCGTCACACGTTTCACTACCAGGTTACGTGTTTTGAGTATGCTTCTTCTCTTCCCAGCAGAGTTGTGTGGGTTCATCAGTGCACAGGTTATATCAGTAACAGGAACTGAAGGACAAGGCATCACAGTGCGATGccacttttctttctctggaaacaggaagttcttcTGTAAGGAAAATTGCAATCCAGGCAATGTTCTTATTGAAACATCTgaggaaaaagcacaaaaaggcaAATTTAGCATTGAATATGAAGGTACAGTGCATTCTCCTGTCCTGTTTGTGACCATCAAGCCACTGACCATGTCTGACGCTGGGCGTTACAAGTGTGGTCTGAGCAGTTTCTTTGGGAATTCAGAACAGGAGGTTAAACTCATTGTTAAAGCTGGTGAGTTTTATTAgattattattaacatttacCAGAAATTGACTTGTTTTGGGatatttgaaaaatgaaaagttcACCTCCGTTTAACAGACGACGTTTCACTGTTGTTCACAGCTCCGACTACCAGCTCACCCAGCTCCACACCTTCGACCACTCTGTCTCAAGGCAGCAAAGGTAAGACGTGAGTTTAAAGGTGCAGAGCTTAAACTGTGTGATGcctcaaaaacaacattttgtgCTGAAAAGTATAAAAATCCCAAGAAAATGCAGATATGTTCAGCAAGTGACTGCATGACAAACTCAAAATTCACAATCAGTTAATAAAACttaatacatttcaaaatggaCCTAGTCTGTTTCTAACAGCGGGGTCTTATAGCTCTTTCTCCATTAATGCcatctttcttctgattggtggCTCGTCACATCCCTTCTCATTTTCCTCAGCCTCGGTCTCTGACACACGCTCAGAGCACTTCCTGCCTCTGGTTGTATGTGTTCCTGTGGTCGTTTTGGTGTTGGCAGCCGTTCTGTTCCTGCGCTGCAAGAAGAAGACACAGAGGAAGGTTGATGGTGAGTGTTCTCCAACTGCATGTTTATCATTTCTTTACTATGAGTTCAAATCAAGACTgttgtttgtctctgtttcaCAGGAGTAACCCTTgattacagaaacacaaaggtaccgtttatttttatttattgtttttactgtCATTGTTGACCATGtgcactattttttttcttgaaccTAATCACTGTCTAAACCCAGCAGGAAAGTCAGGAAAGCCAGGAAAGCAAATCCCTCCAACCATCAGCTGACAGGCTCAGTGCAGTAACACAGATTGTTTTAGATACTTGGAATAAAATGCATCCAAACCTAAAAGAAATCTGTCTGAACCTCAGAGAGTGTGagaatttcatttatttgcatCTCCATCTATACAGAAATGTATTCAGATTACCCCAAAGCAGAATCAAAGAGGGGTTTATTAGAAATGACATCCTCAGCTCTAAGCATATGTGAATGTATCTGTTGCATGAAATGCAGAGTAAA from Astatotilapia calliptera chromosome 20, fAstCal1.2, whole genome shotgun sequence includes these protein-coding regions:
- the LOC113013506 gene encoding CMRF35-like molecule 5 isoform X1, with amino-acid sequence MNYQPLLLCCVIYAELCGFISAQVISVTGTEGQGITVRCHFSFSGNRKFFCKENCNPGNVLIETSEEKAQKGKFSIEYEGTVHSPVLFVTIKPLTMSDAGRYKCGLSSFFGNSEQEVKLIVKAAPTTSSPSSTPSTTLSQGSKASVSDTRSEHFLPLVVCVPVVVLVLAAVLFLRCKKKTQRKVDGVTLDYRNTKIEPYENSVFHTREDAIYESLDPIRSDQDTTYSTLLHTHTIHKGIQE
- the LOC113013506 gene encoding CMRF35-like molecule 5 isoform X2 yields the protein MNYQPLLLCCVIYELCGFISAQVISVTGTEGQGITVRCHFSFSGNRKFFCKENCNPGNVLIETSEEKAQKGKFSIEYEGTVHSPVLFVTIKPLTMSDAGRYKCGLSSFFGNSEQEVKLIVKAAPTTSSPSSTPSTTLSQGSKASVSDTRSEHFLPLVVCVPVVVLVLAAVLFLRCKKKTQRKVDGVTLDYRNTKIEPYENSVFHTREDAIYESLDPIRSDQDTTYSTLLHTHTIHKGIQE